A genomic stretch from Oreochromis aureus strain Israel breed Guangdong linkage group 17, ZZ_aureus, whole genome shotgun sequence includes:
- the LOC116332120 gene encoding beta-2-microglobulin, producing the protein MKAVLCLAVIAAFYCAVEAKYSPPKTQVYSRNPGEYGKENVLICHVSDFHPPDITITLLKNGDEIPDAKQTDLVFNQDWHFHLTKHVAFTPKEGEKYTCKVTHGQDTKTYGWESNM; encoded by the exons atgaaGGCTGTCCTGTGTTTGGCTGTTATTGCAGCTTTCTACTGCGCAGTGGAGGCGAAATACT CTCCACCAAAGACTCAGGTTTACAGCCGTAATCCTGGAGAGTATGGAAAGGAAAATGTCTTGATCTGCCACGTGAGTGATTTCCACCCCCCTGACATCACCATCACACTGCTGAAGAATGGGGATGAAATTCCTGATGCCAAGCAGACTGACCTGGTCTTCAACCAGGACTGGCACTTCCATCTGACCAAGCACGTTGCTTTTACACCAAAGGAAGGAGAAAAGTACACCTGCAAAGTCACTCATGGGCAAGACACAAAAACCTATGGTTGGG AGTCAAACATGTAA